In one window of Pseudoalteromonas espejiana DSM 9414 DNA:
- a CDS encoding TetR/AcrR family transcriptional regulator produces the protein MKLSEKKRINILQAAEQLFFEKGVEHTSMDQVAAKAGASKRTVYNHFATKEELFQAILTTMLAKINHGDAIHFNKNQPIDLQLTAIAEQEVAMLTSPDFLRLAKIAFMQMLQEPQLAKSLSNNTMGCMTYLEGFLEQAKTAGVLKGDELNIAAKQFVYQLKSFVFYPLLYGFEIVTEQQNNKVIEQTVSLFLAKYKA, from the coding sequence ATGAAATTATCAGAAAAAAAACGCATAAATATTCTTCAAGCAGCAGAGCAGCTGTTTTTTGAAAAAGGTGTAGAGCACACCAGTATGGATCAAGTTGCTGCAAAAGCGGGGGCGTCTAAGCGAACTGTTTATAATCACTTTGCGACAAAAGAAGAGCTATTTCAGGCTATTTTAACGACTATGCTGGCTAAAATTAATCATGGTGATGCTATTCACTTTAATAAAAATCAACCAATTGATTTGCAGCTTACTGCTATTGCCGAGCAAGAAGTGGCTATGCTTACATCGCCTGATTTTTTACGTTTAGCTAAAATTGCTTTTATGCAAATGCTACAAGAGCCGCAGCTAGCTAAGTCTTTAAGTAATAATACTATGGGGTGTATGACTTATTTAGAAGGTTTTTTAGAGCAAGCAAAAACAGCGGGTGTTTTAAAAGGTGATGAACTAAATATAGCTGCTAAACAGTTTGTGTATCAATTAAAATCGTTTGTGTTTTATCCGCTACTTTATGGGTTTGAAATAGTAACAGAGCAGCAAAATAATAAAGTAATTGAACAAACAGTCAGCTTATTTTTGGCTAAATATAAAGCGTAA
- the lipA gene encoding lipoyl synthase: MNKPVKMEPGVKLRDAEKMALIPVKVLPTEKTEMLRKPEWLKIRLPKSTERIDGIKQAMRKHGLHSVCEEASCPNLSECFNHGTATFMILGAICTRRCPFCDVAHGRPLKPDAAEPEKLALTIKDMKLSYVVITSVDRDDLRDGGAQHFADCIREIRKHNPTITIEILVPDFRGRMDRALEILIETPPDVFNHNLETAPRLYKLARPGADYKWSLELLRRFKEAHPEVKTKSGLMVGLGEEISEIEEVLRDLRAHNVDMLTVGQYLQPSKHHLPVKRYVPPAEFDGLKEYADEIGFTHAASGPFVRSSYHADQQAAGKEVK, encoded by the coding sequence ATGAATAAACCAGTCAAAATGGAACCAGGTGTAAAACTACGCGACGCAGAAAAAATGGCGTTGATCCCCGTTAAAGTTTTACCAACAGAAAAAACTGAAATGTTGCGCAAGCCAGAGTGGCTTAAAATTCGCTTACCAAAATCAACAGAGCGTATCGACGGTATTAAACAAGCAATGCGTAAGCACGGCTTGCACTCAGTATGTGAAGAGGCGTCGTGCCCTAACCTATCTGAGTGTTTTAACCACGGTACAGCAACCTTTATGATTTTAGGTGCTATTTGTACTCGTCGTTGCCCATTTTGTGATGTTGCCCATGGTCGCCCATTAAAACCTGATGCAGCAGAGCCTGAAAAGCTTGCACTAACAATTAAAGACATGAAGCTTAGCTACGTTGTAATTACCTCGGTTGACCGTGATGATTTACGTGATGGCGGCGCACAGCACTTCGCCGATTGTATTCGCGAAATTCGTAAGCACAACCCAACCATTACCATTGAGATTCTAGTACCCGATTTTCGTGGTCGTATGGACCGTGCTCTTGAAATTTTAATTGAGACACCACCTGATGTGTTTAACCACAACTTAGAAACAGCGCCACGTTTATACAAACTTGCGCGCCCAGGTGCCGATTATAAATGGTCATTAGAATTACTTCGTCGCTTTAAAGAAGCACACCCAGAAGTTAAAACTAAATCTGGCTTAATGGTTGGTTTAGGTGAAGAGATTAGCGAAATCGAAGAAGTGCTTCGTGATTTACGTGCGCATAACGTAGACATGCTTACTGTTGGCCAATACTTACAGCCTTCTAAGCATCACTTACCAGTTAAACGTTACGTGCCACCAGCAGAGTTTGACGGCTTAAAAGAGTATGCCGATGAAATTGGCTTTACTCATGCAGCCTCTGGCCCGTTTGTTCGTTCAAGCTATCATGCTGACCAACAAGCCGCTGGTAAAGAAGTAAAATAA
- a CDS encoding heavy metal translocating P-type ATPase, producing the protein MSNKPEQNFIIEGANCGSCVAKIEKALKSVQGANNVEMNFAERTVRVEGSVEQDTLIKAVENIGYGAKPMSNKSDQDALDEKAKSDDAHYKKLMRNMMFALGVGVPLMVYGLIFDMSVSTTTQRIAWFVVGIVTLMVMAVSGKQFYKGAWQAFKNHAANMDTLIALGTGTAWLYSMFVVIAPSLLPEVARHVYFEASSMIIGLISLGLAFEVKARGRTSQAIKRLIGLQAKTARVVRQGQEQDIDITDVQKNDHVRVRPGEKIPVDGNVIEGSSRVDESMLTGEPMPVSKQADDKVVAGSINKSGTLLFEATHVGHETTLANIINMVKRAQNSKPSIGRLADVISGIFVPTVMIIAVLAALAWLNFGPEPSIAYAVVALTTVLIIACPCALGLATPMSVMVGVGKAAESGILIRNGESLQTTSKITTMILDKTGTITQGAPQVTDVVTFNNADKNNVMQLVASLESSSEHPLAEAIMQHAKKQNVTLSKATDFDAITGKGVSGTVNGQTLLFGNKALMDKYEIAVDEATEQAHSFAKEAKTPMYFACNNQLTALIAVADPIKEDSAEAIKRLQNNGIHLVMLTGDNNATAQAVAQKVGIDDFIAEVLPQDKVNEVSKRQQQGEIVGMTGDGINDAPALAKADVGFAIGTGTDVAIESADITLMRGSLHGLADAIAISSATIGNIKQNLFGAFIYNVAGIPIAAGVLYPFFGLLLNPVVAGAAMALSSLTVVTNANRLRFFKPNKS; encoded by the coding sequence ATGAGTAACAAACCTGAGCAAAACTTTATAATTGAAGGCGCAAACTGCGGAAGTTGCGTTGCCAAAATAGAAAAAGCCCTAAAAAGTGTGCAAGGCGCAAACAATGTAGAAATGAACTTTGCAGAGCGCACCGTAAGAGTAGAGGGAAGCGTTGAGCAAGACACACTAATAAAAGCGGTTGAAAACATAGGCTATGGCGCAAAACCTATGAGTAATAAATCTGATCAAGACGCCCTTGATGAAAAAGCTAAATCGGATGATGCGCACTATAAAAAACTCATGCGAAATATGATGTTTGCCTTAGGCGTAGGTGTACCTTTAATGGTTTACGGCCTTATTTTTGATATGAGCGTATCAACAACAACGCAGCGCATTGCGTGGTTTGTTGTGGGCATTGTGACCCTTATGGTAATGGCGGTATCGGGCAAGCAGTTTTATAAAGGCGCATGGCAGGCATTTAAAAACCACGCTGCAAATATGGATACGCTAATAGCACTTGGTACAGGTACTGCGTGGTTGTATTCAATGTTTGTGGTAATTGCACCTAGTTTATTACCTGAAGTAGCACGGCACGTTTATTTTGAAGCATCATCGATGATCATCGGTTTAATTAGTTTAGGCCTTGCCTTTGAAGTAAAAGCACGCGGGCGCACTTCGCAGGCAATCAAGCGCTTAATTGGCTTACAAGCTAAAACTGCGCGTGTTGTACGCCAGGGGCAAGAGCAAGATATTGACATAACCGATGTACAAAAAAACGATCACGTACGTGTACGCCCTGGCGAAAAAATACCGGTAGATGGCAATGTAATTGAAGGCAGCAGCCGTGTTGACGAGTCAATGCTCACAGGTGAGCCCATGCCTGTAAGCAAACAAGCCGATGATAAAGTTGTTGCAGGCAGCATAAATAAAAGTGGCACTTTATTATTTGAGGCCACGCATGTTGGCCACGAAACCACCCTTGCTAATATTATTAATATGGTAAAGCGAGCACAAAACTCAAAGCCTTCGATAGGGCGCTTAGCCGATGTTATTTCGGGTATATTTGTACCCACAGTGATGATTATTGCTGTACTGGCTGCCCTCGCATGGCTCAACTTTGGTCCAGAGCCTTCAATTGCTTATGCAGTGGTCGCGCTTACCACTGTGCTTATAATTGCGTGCCCGTGTGCGCTTGGTTTAGCTACGCCTATGTCGGTAATGGTAGGGGTTGGTAAAGCGGCTGAGTCGGGTATTTTGATTCGTAATGGCGAGTCACTGCAAACCACCTCTAAAATAACCACCATGATTTTAGATAAAACCGGCACTATCACCCAAGGTGCACCACAAGTAACAGATGTTGTTACGTTTAATAACGCAGATAAAAACAACGTAATGCAGCTAGTTGCAAGCCTTGAGAGTAGCTCTGAGCACCCTCTGGCAGAGGCTATTATGCAGCATGCTAAAAAACAAAACGTTACTTTGAGTAAAGCCACTGACTTTGACGCCATTACCGGCAAAGGTGTAAGCGGTACGGTGAATGGGCAAACGTTGTTATTTGGCAATAAAGCGCTTATGGACAAGTACGAGATTGCTGTTGATGAAGCTACTGAGCAAGCGCACAGCTTTGCAAAAGAGGCTAAAACGCCCATGTACTTTGCTTGTAATAACCAGTTAACAGCGTTAATTGCGGTGGCGGATCCGATAAAAGAAGACTCTGCTGAGGCAATAAAACGACTGCAAAACAACGGTATTCACCTTGTCATGCTAACGGGTGATAACAACGCGACAGCACAAGCGGTTGCCCAAAAAGTAGGAATAGATGACTTTATAGCTGAGGTTTTGCCACAGGATAAAGTAAACGAAGTGAGTAAACGTCAGCAACAAGGCGAGATTGTTGGTATGACTGGCGATGGTATTAACGATGCTCCTGCACTTGCAAAGGCAGATGTAGGGTTTGCAATTGGTACTGGCACAGATGTCGCTATAGAAAGTGCCGATATAACGTTAATGCGAGGCTCACTCCACGGCCTAGCTGATGCAATAGCGATAAGCAGCGCAACTATTGGTAACATTAAGCAAAACTTGTTTGGCGCCTTTATATACAACGTAGCGGGTATTCCTATTGCGGCAGGTGTGCTCTATCCTTTTTTTGGCTTGTTATTAAACCCTGTTGTAGCCGGAGCTGCTATGGCGCTTTCATCGTTAACGGTGGTCACTAACGCTAACCGCTTACGTTTTTTTAAGCCTAATAAATCTTAG
- a CDS encoding EF-hand domain-containing protein yields the protein MKTVNKTLALVALLSSSAPFAAVDFNSFDADGDGVISKSEAQANAQLVQLFDKLDTDGNGELSQQEFSKVQ from the coding sequence ATGAAAACAGTAAATAAAACCCTAGCACTTGTTGCTCTTTTATCATCTTCAGCACCCTTTGCTGCGGTAGATTTTAACTCTTTTGATGCTGATGGCGATGGCGTTATTAGCAAATCAGAAGCGCAGGCTAATGCTCAGTTAGTTCAGCTATTTGATAAGCTAGATACAGATGGAAATGGCGAGCTTTCTCAGCAAGAGTTTTCAAAGGTACAGTAA
- a CDS encoding calmodulin, with amino-acid sequence MKKAQSTLVLMALASSSAAFAVTDFDTLDKDSSGALSPLEASADAELMSQFSKLDTDKNNELSKSEYDKA; translated from the coding sequence ATGAAAAAGGCACAATCAACATTGGTATTAATGGCTTTAGCTTCTTCATCAGCGGCTTTTGCAGTAACAGATTTTGACACACTTGATAAAGATAGCAGCGGCGCACTCAGCCCTTTAGAGGCATCGGCAGATGCTGAGCTGATGAGCCAGTTTTCAAAACTCGATACCGATAAAAACAACGAGCTATCAAAAAGTGAGTACGATAAAGCATAG
- a CDS encoding VCBS domain-containing protein, with amino-acid sequence MSNFCLRVLTISSVCFLAGSVVGCGSSGSKSEPVNVSIAAQSAAVISGQTAVSIENTREAAITGELSITDAQTNEAVFKTQSNNTTDYGSFSLTQEGNWSYTLSGDNTTVNTLNEGETILDEVIVTSADGTTAVVSITIIGTSRADDFIISEETALNADGANTGLSAYTLIENAFSEGSIESPDMYSGNHQDVEHIIEDTDSIIGNHFVFLAHRDDDQDKDKGATDRQRNEIKAYDKSPAATLAFKGETVQYSWKFKVSSELELSSKFSHFFQIKARNDSNDNTNGNDDQPIITLSGAQKNSTGNQLQVRYSAGFDENGNSTGLDKNLIETDWSLITGEWIAVFVQATFDEEGKFDMTLTRLSDNEELFSISEQNIDMWRGFSDDDFARPKWGIYRSIVETDSLRGEEEQVRFADFVIKKGVLTK; translated from the coding sequence ATGTCAAATTTTTGCTTGCGTGTTTTAACTATTTCTTCTGTTTGTTTTTTGGCTGGTTCAGTTGTAGGTTGTGGCAGCTCAGGGTCAAAAAGTGAGCCTGTAAATGTATCGATAGCAGCGCAGAGCGCCGCGGTAATTAGCGGTCAAACAGCTGTCAGTATTGAAAATACCCGAGAAGCTGCAATAACAGGAGAGTTATCTATAACAGATGCACAAACCAACGAAGCGGTATTTAAAACGCAAAGCAATAACACCACTGATTATGGTTCATTTAGCTTAACGCAAGAAGGAAATTGGTCATATACTCTCAGTGGCGATAATACGACGGTTAATACCCTCAACGAAGGCGAAACCATACTTGATGAAGTGATTGTTACATCAGCTGATGGCACGACTGCCGTAGTGTCTATAACAATTATAGGTACTTCACGCGCTGATGATTTTATAATAAGTGAAGAGACCGCGCTTAATGCTGATGGCGCTAATACAGGGCTAAGTGCTTATACGTTAATAGAAAATGCTTTTAGTGAAGGTTCAATTGAATCGCCCGATATGTATAGCGGGAATCATCAAGATGTTGAGCATATTATTGAAGATACCGACTCAATAATTGGTAATCACTTTGTATTTTTAGCGCATCGCGATGACGACCAAGATAAAGACAAAGGCGCAACTGACCGCCAACGCAACGAAATAAAAGCTTATGATAAATCACCTGCGGCAACACTTGCCTTTAAAGGCGAAACCGTACAATACAGTTGGAAATTTAAAGTCTCTAGTGAGCTTGAGCTGAGCAGTAAGTTTAGTCATTTTTTTCAAATAAAAGCCCGTAACGATAGCAACGACAACACTAATGGTAACGACGATCAGCCTATTATTACGCTCTCGGGTGCACAAAAAAACAGTACAGGTAATCAGCTGCAAGTACGATATAGCGCAGGTTTTGACGAAAATGGTAACAGCACTGGGCTCGATAAAAACCTTATAGAAACCGACTGGTCTCTCATTACTGGTGAATGGATAGCGGTATTTGTTCAAGCTACCTTTGACGAAGAAGGTAAGTTTGATATGACGCTCACCCGTTTAAGTGACAACGAAGAGCTATTTAGCATTAGCGAGCAAAACATAGATATGTGGCGTGGCTTTAGCGATGATGACTTTGCACGCCCTAAATGGGGAATTTATCGCTCAATAGTAGAAACCGATAGCCTTCGCGGCGAGGAAGAGCAGGTACGATTTGCTGATTTTGTGATTAAAAAAGGCGTTTTAACAAAGTAG
- a CDS encoding M28 family metallopeptidase, translating into MVSTFLKSASLGLLVALFGCSEPASEQSPLETTPGVSLNNVKQHIKILASDDFQGRGPLTHGEVKTVGYLSEQYKALGLTGAYKEKYLQPVKMAMVTANQNMQLTIGDLSFVAGKDFTARTKQLKPVIDVRDSDIVFVGYGINAPEYNWNDYKNIDVEGKTVVVLVNDPGFATQNDALFTGNAMTYYGRWTYKYEEAARQGAKAVFIVHETAPAAYPWGVVESSNTGTKYTLMDNNLNANELPVMGWLTLDATEQLFASANLNYQQLKQAALNDDFKATPLNLKANLAFKNEVSHAKSHNVVAQITGSEAPDEYVVISAHWDHFGTKQTDSGPKIYNGAVDNASGTAATLEIARIMNQIHQQTPFKRSIIFANFTAEETGLIGSQEFASGAVVPTKQMVGLLNIDGMNVLDGTDYILQYGKDLSTMENYLAKAAKAQGRVVKMDPRPQNGLFFRSDHFSLSKQGVPSLLFMSLGDTDPDYIAHKYHKEADDYSPQWSLGGVKQDIELIVDIASQLANNGDWPKWTSDSDFKAKRALDKQ; encoded by the coding sequence ATGGTATCGACCTTTTTAAAAAGCGCTAGCCTAGGCCTACTAGTTGCCCTTTTTGGCTGCTCAGAGCCTGCAAGCGAACAATCTCCTTTAGAAACCACACCCGGTGTAAGCCTAAATAATGTAAAACAGCATATTAAAATTCTTGCCTCAGATGACTTTCAAGGTCGCGGCCCGCTTACTCATGGTGAAGTAAAAACAGTAGGTTACTTAAGCGAGCAATATAAAGCACTGGGTTTAACAGGCGCGTACAAAGAAAAATACTTGCAGCCGGTAAAAATGGCGATGGTAACGGCAAATCAAAATATGCAGTTAACAATAGGCGATTTAAGCTTTGTTGCAGGAAAGGATTTTACAGCGCGTACCAAACAATTAAAGCCAGTTATTGATGTGCGAGATTCAGACATAGTGTTTGTGGGCTACGGAATAAACGCGCCAGAATACAATTGGAACGATTATAAAAACATTGATGTTGAGGGAAAAACGGTAGTGGTGCTGGTAAACGACCCAGGCTTTGCAACACAAAATGATGCACTATTTACAGGTAACGCCATGACCTACTACGGTCGTTGGACTTACAAATACGAAGAAGCTGCTCGCCAAGGTGCCAAAGCGGTATTTATTGTGCACGAAACAGCACCTGCAGCCTACCCTTGGGGCGTAGTTGAAAGCTCAAACACGGGTACAAAATACACCCTGATGGACAACAACCTAAACGCTAACGAACTGCCAGTTATGGGCTGGTTAACCCTTGATGCTACCGAGCAATTATTTGCATCGGCAAACTTAAATTATCAGCAATTAAAGCAAGCCGCATTAAACGATGACTTTAAAGCCACACCACTTAATCTAAAAGCTAATCTTGCGTTTAAAAACGAAGTATCGCATGCCAAATCACATAATGTAGTGGCGCAAATTACCGGCAGCGAAGCGCCTGATGAATACGTTGTTATAAGCGCCCACTGGGATCATTTTGGAACTAAACAAACTGATAGTGGCCCTAAAATTTATAATGGCGCGGTTGATAATGCATCTGGCACAGCCGCAACCCTAGAAATTGCTCGCATTATGAATCAAATCCACCAGCAAACACCGTTTAAACGCTCAATTATTTTCGCCAACTTTACCGCAGAAGAAACCGGGCTTATTGGCTCACAAGAGTTTGCCTCGGGCGCTGTTGTACCAACAAAGCAAATGGTGGGGTTATTAAATATTGATGGCATGAACGTGCTTGATGGTACTGACTATATTTTGCAGTACGGTAAAGACTTATCAACAATGGAGAACTATTTAGCAAAAGCCGCTAAAGCGCAAGGCCGCGTTGTTAAAATGGATCCTCGCCCGCAAAATGGCTTGTTTTTTAGATCTGATCATTTCTCGCTTTCTAAGCAAGGCGTTCCTAGCTTATTGTTTATGAGCCTTGGCGATACCGATCCAGATTACATTGCACATAAATACCATAAAGAAGCCGATGATTACTCGCCACAGTGGTCTTTAGGTGGCGTAAAGCAAGATATAGAGCTTATTGTTGATATAGCGTCGCAACTTGCTAATAACGGTGACTGGCCTAAATGGACGAGTGACTCAGACTTTAAAGCAAAACGCGCACTCGATAAGCAATAA
- a CDS encoding cupredoxin domain-containing protein, with translation MLMINILGAILIAAIIYWFWLYKPKQIQTDDNTVTIVVDNGVYQPGNIKVAANKQVTLTFNRKDSAPCAETVIFPALDISKSLAMGDDNKITLPALKAGEYDFHCQMQMYKGKLIAE, from the coding sequence ATGTTGATGATTAATATACTCGGCGCCATTTTAATAGCAGCCATTATTTACTGGTTTTGGTTATATAAACCAAAGCAAATTCAAACTGATGACAATACAGTCACCATAGTGGTAGATAACGGCGTGTACCAGCCTGGCAATATAAAAGTTGCGGCCAATAAACAGGTCACGCTTACTTTTAATAGAAAAGACAGCGCGCCATGCGCCGAAACCGTTATATTTCCAGCGCTTGATATAAGCAAAAGCTTGGCAATGGGAGATGATAATAAAATCACCTTGCCTGCACTAAAAGCTGGCGAATACGACTTTCATTGCCAAATGCAAATGTATAAAGGTAAGTTAATTGCTGAGTAA
- a CDS encoding RNA recognition motif domain-containing protein, which produces MKLLVRNLSRVTTEQELRTLFAAHGKVTTCNLVLDKETGQSKGFAFVEMPNDIESRSAIKALNQLSVAKSKIRVKYADE; this is translated from the coding sequence ATGAAATTATTAGTTCGTAACTTGTCTCGCGTTACTACCGAGCAGGAACTTCGTACATTGTTTGCAGCTCACGGTAAAGTGACTACCTGTAATTTAGTACTTGATAAAGAGACTGGCCAGTCAAAAGGCTTTGCCTTTGTAGAAATGCCAAATGACATAGAAAGTAGAAGCGCTATTAAAGCATTAAATCAATTAAGCGTAGCTAAAAGCAAAATTCGCGTAAAATACGCAGATGAGTAA
- a CDS encoding TIGR02450 family Trp-rich protein — translation MNKLNPKKLLNSKWTATPAINKEKHFIIVEVEYDEDANVVACITESVFSKNQYPISWRDLKDTQKWQQGWK, via the coding sequence ATGAATAAATTAAACCCTAAAAAATTACTCAATAGTAAATGGACCGCCACACCAGCAATTAATAAAGAAAAACACTTTATTATTGTCGAAGTTGAATACGATGAGGACGCCAATGTAGTAGCGTGCATTACTGAGTCAGTGTTTTCTAAAAACCAATACCCAATTAGTTGGCGCGATTTAAAAGACACTCAAAAGTGGCAGCAAGGCTGGAAATAG
- a CDS encoding MBL fold metallo-hydrolase yields the protein MNKQIVAQGVNEAPNVDNYEHGKFHNHQQVEPNSFKKTLGILGRYITEKRTNITPKEPIAIKRVTAKMLNALANNTVHVVKLGHSSVLLKVHGEYWLLDPVFSERASPFSFLGPKRFSKLPISISELPPIDKVLISHNHYDHLDKSAIKKLAAKTKEFYVPLGVDTDLVNWGVNENKISTFNWWQELQTEHALVAFTPTQHFSGRGLSDANNTLWGSWVIKTAQQSVYFSGDSGYFAGFKEIGNKYGPFDLTLIETGAYDKGWADIHMTPEQSVQAHIDLQGKTLVPIHNGTFDLAFHAWVDPFERVTAASNINNVTLSTPEFGQIFTPTDAAITHQWWKQ from the coding sequence GTGAATAAACAGATAGTTGCGCAAGGTGTTAATGAAGCACCTAATGTAGATAACTACGAACATGGTAAATTTCATAACCATCAACAGGTTGAGCCGAATAGCTTTAAGAAAACACTCGGAATTTTAGGGCGTTATATAACAGAAAAGCGTACCAACATTACACCTAAAGAACCCATTGCAATTAAACGTGTTACAGCAAAAATGCTTAATGCCCTTGCAAATAATACCGTGCATGTCGTTAAACTTGGCCACTCTAGCGTACTTTTAAAAGTGCATGGCGAATACTGGTTACTCGATCCGGTATTTAGTGAGCGTGCATCTCCTTTTTCTTTTTTAGGGCCAAAGCGCTTTTCTAAGTTGCCTATTAGTATTAGCGAACTGCCACCTATCGATAAGGTGCTTATTTCGCACAACCATTACGATCACCTTGATAAATCAGCTATTAAAAAGCTGGCTGCAAAAACTAAAGAGTTTTATGTGCCACTTGGTGTAGATACCGATTTAGTTAATTGGGGAGTGAATGAAAACAAAATTAGCACATTTAACTGGTGGCAGGAGTTACAAACCGAACATGCATTAGTTGCCTTTACCCCTACCCAGCATTTTTCGGGCCGTGGATTAAGTGATGCAAACAACACACTTTGGGGTTCGTGGGTTATTAAAACCGCCCAGCAAAGTGTTTATTTTAGTGGTGATTCGGGTTATTTCGCAGGCTTTAAAGAAATTGGTAACAAGTACGGTCCTTTTGATTTAACCCTAATTGAAACAGGCGCCTACGACAAAGGTTGGGCCGATATACACATGACACCAGAGCAATCGGTTCAAGCGCATATTGATTTACAAGGTAAAACTTTAGTGCCTATTCATAACGGTACGTTTGATTTGGCGTTTCATGCTTGGGTTGACCCATTTGAACGAGTAACGGCTGCAAGCAACATAAATAACGTAACATTGAGTACGCCCGAGTTTGGACAAATATTTACCCCTACCGATGCTGCAATAACCCATCAATGGTGGAAACAATAA
- a CDS encoding general glycosylation pathway protein, with the protein MARMSYISSVERYHEYEQMIHSLLDSILMSIEDGITKNRDTRYLVKQYPFLELQYCLNESGLQQGNNVCFKRAYKKLAEQGNQQDLSDRPYFLHSKQTDSVCFTEPYISIATNHLCISAIKELKKPINQQYYLVLDVCLTQLIEFVMGDSARASMSPYFKAGYGVIVACLFSLVLFLLGIVFNDIYSLLTHFDSASDPLEPFSIIIYITLALAVFDLGKTILEEEILMHKDIFRHSSTRRTITRFISTVLIAISIEALLTMFKAALGQAEYLLPAIAMMLAVVGLLIALAIYVYLGAKAETLLMRARLKLKSSK; encoded by the coding sequence ATGGCGCGAATGAGTTATATAAGTAGTGTAGAGCGTTACCATGAATATGAGCAAATGATACACAGCCTGCTCGATTCTATTTTAATGAGTATTGAGGATGGCATTACTAAAAATCGCGATACACGCTATTTAGTTAAGCAGTACCCATTTTTAGAGCTGCAGTATTGTTTAAACGAATCAGGGTTACAGCAAGGTAACAACGTGTGCTTTAAGCGTGCTTATAAAAAATTAGCAGAGCAAGGCAATCAACAAGATTTAAGCGATCGACCTTATTTTTTACACTCTAAGCAAACCGATTCGGTGTGCTTTACTGAGCCTTATATTTCTATTGCAACTAACCATTTATGTATTTCGGCCATTAAAGAGCTAAAAAAACCCATTAACCAGCAATACTATTTAGTACTCGATGTATGTTTAACCCAGTTAATTGAGTTTGTCATGGGGGATAGCGCACGAGCTAGCATGTCGCCTTATTTTAAAGCGGGTTACGGCGTTATTGTGGCGTGTTTATTTAGTTTAGTGCTGTTTTTATTAGGCATAGTATTTAACGATATATACTCGTTACTGACTCATTTTGATTCGGCGTCTGACCCTTTAGAGCCTTTTAGTATCATTATTTATATCACGCTTGCATTAGCTGTATTTGATTTAGGGAAAACGATACTCGAAGAAGAAATTTTAATGCATAAAGATATTTTTAGGCACTCGTCAACACGGCGTACTATTACGCGCTTTATATCTACCGTGCTCATTGCTATATCTATTGAGGCGTTATTAACTATGTTTAAGGCGGCGCTCGGGCAGGCTGAATACCTACTGCCGGCTATTGCGATGATGCTAGCGGTGGTAGGGCTTTTAATTGCATTGGCCATTTATGTGTATTTAGGGGCAAAGGCCGAAACCTTATTAATGCGGGCACGCTTAAAATTAAAATCCTCCAAGTAG